The following are encoded in a window of Castanea sativa cultivar Marrone di Chiusa Pesio chromosome 5, ASM4071231v1 genomic DNA:
- the LOC142635810 gene encoding uncharacterized protein LOC142635810, with amino-acid sequence MFYTGGISFNFARNPYYRSSYSYAATHSIPGYVPPGYNALRTTLLQREKAHVDRLLKPIKDFWVENGVSIVSDGWSDPQRRPLINIMVVSDGGPMFIKAIDGSGEFKDKHYIAGVLRDAIKEIRHEKVVKVITDNANAMKSAGALIEVGLHVLLMMNPSYILLQVADTRFASVVIMLKRLKLIKRCLQAMAISEQWASYREDDVGKAQKVKEMILSDLWWDKVDYILEFTAPIYDMIRVADTDKPCFHLGYEMWDSMIEKVKVAIYRHEGLEDDEYSSFWSVVYYSTEWLLEYSKRIPPHRDHEISMERSKCLDRFFEDVNELNVVKFEFATFPGGRFPSPAVLTDRNKMAPACAEDLVYAHSNLRLLSRRNAEYINRDTKMWNIAGDSWNESDIHGGVGILENAALTLNEPELEAMVIRNFVL; translated from the exons ATGTTTTACACCGGTGGGATTTCATTTAACTTTGCAAGGAACCCATATTATCGTAGTTCCTATTCATATGCCGCTACTCATAGCATTCCAGGTTATGTTCCTCCTGGATACAATGCCTTGagaacaacacttttgcaaagagaaaaagctcATGTTGATAgacttttgaaaccaattaaggaCTTTTGGGTTGAAAATGGTGTAAGTATAGTTTCTGATGGATGGTCAGATCCACAAAGGAggcctcttattaatattatggttGTATCAGATGGGGGTCCAATGTTTATTAAGGCAATTGATGGGTCAGGTGAGTTCAAAGACAAGCATTATATTGCTGGGGTGTTGAGGGATGCTATAAAAGAGATTAGACATGAGAAAGTTGTCAAAGTCATCACTGATAATGCTAATGCGATGAAGTCTGCTGGAGCTCTTATTGAGG TTGGATTACACGTATTGCTGATGATGAATCCTTCATACATATTGCTCCAAGTTGCTGATACTAGATTTGCTTCGGTTGTTATAATGCTAAAaaggttgaagttgataaaaagatgcCTTCAAGCCATGGCTATTAGTGAGCAATGGGCTTCTTATAGGGAGGATGATGTTGGAAAGGCTCAAAAGGTGAAAGAGATGATTCTAAGTGATCTTTGGTGGGATAAGGTTGATTATATCCTTGAATTCACAGcacctatttatgatatgataCGAGTAGCTGACACAGATAAGCCTTGTTTTCATCTTGGGTATGAGATGTGGGATTCAATGATAGAGAAGGTAAAGGTAGCAATATATCGGCATGAAGGCTTGGAAGATGATGAGTATAGCtcattttggagtgtggt GTATTACTCCACTGAATGGCTTTTGGAGTATTCAAAACGCATCCCTCCACATCGAGATCatgaaatttctatggaaaGGAGCAAGTGTTTGGATCGATTCTTTGAAGATGTGAATGAATTAAATGTGGTGAAGTTTGAGTTTGCTACATTTCCAGGAGGGAGGTTTCCTTCACCAGCTGTCTTGACAGATAG aaacaaaatggctcCTGCATGTGCTGAGGATTTGGTATATGCGCATTCTAATCTTCGACTCTTGTCAAGGCGCAATGCGGAGTACATAAATAGAGATACAAAGATGTGGAATATTGCAGGAGACTCTTGGAATGAGAGCGACATACATGGAGgagttggaattcttgagaaTGCAGCTCTTACACTTAATGAGCCAGAGTTGGAGGCCATGGTTATTAGGAAT TTTGTTCTTTAA
- the LOC142636523 gene encoding receptor-like protein kinase FERONIA gives MKSHPMLTPTLYVCCLFFLLSYLTIATSTPLYNPIENIVVNCGSLGSLKGNDDRDWIGDKGSKFAPTEEPNHKSKTSKAQSQVSVEIVPYMTARLSYWQFTYVFPVTPGPKFIRLYFYSTVYSGFESSKDFFTVKAGSFTLLRNFSASIYTDSLDRKDIYKEFCINVDENQKLNLTFIPFTSTSMNYHAFINGIEIVSMPMYLYYKPQDVIKGEEFVPVFVGQPNPFYINYSMALEMVYRLNAGGSAIQVQDDTGMSRKWSEDRDYMLSGGFVPRNPSLKPKYTKIPNYTAPDAVYQSAISMGPDRTKNMQSNLTWGLLVNTGFNYLVRLHFCEIESEIHASGMREFYIYIDYQLAEERADVLLWTDDNDTPYYKDYVVMIKNKGNDTHLLSIDLHSRSDAELIDAILNGVEVFKLSDSDNNLARANIAAPFLDQQPARAAKESMSKKTTIFIAIGSVLGLLVMLTLVCCMVLCKLKKAKHYGSYHPLAKWWWWSRPDPYRREFLRRRASSLPGELCHHFRLEEIKTATNNFNEDLIIGVGGFGNVYKGLLEQSNKMVAIKRMKQESRQGALEFMTEIKMLSQLRHVHLLSLIGYCDDEGEMILVYEYMTNGTLCHHLYDTPNDPLTWKQRLQICIGAARGLHHLHTCTKHPIIHRDVKTTNILLDEKWVSKVSDFGLSKMGLDNTAVSTLVKGTWGYLDPDYARCQQLTEKSDVYSFGVVMFEVLCVRKALNPKLPKEQRNLASWAQKCIDRGTISKIIDPYLTNKIVPECLKVYVELAESCICDHGIQRPTMNDVMEKLEFALELQEQAEATKDTDSKVVSFRVATANGAPWYNNFYHGQVLESNSGTKLSTTSTGLSYPGLDSITSITSEDVSLGTKNSSS, from the exons ATGAAGAGCCACCCTATGCTCACACCTACCTTATACGTCTGCTGCTTATTCTTCCTTCTTTCCTATTTAACAATTGCTACTTCTACACCTCTTTACAATCCTATTGAAAATATTGTCGTTAACTGTGGCTCTCTTGGCAGCTTGAAGGGGAATGATGACCGTGACTGGATTGGAGACAAAGGCTCCAAATTCGCTCCAACAGAAGAACCTAATCACAAATCTAAAACCTCTAAAGCCCAAAGCCAAGTCTCCGTCGAGATTGTCCCTTACATGACAGCCCGTTTATCTTATTGGCAATTCACATACGTGTTTCCGGTCACTCCTGGCCCGAAATTCATCCGGTTGTACTTCTACTCCACTGTTTACTCAGGTTTTGAAAGTTCGAAGGACTTTTTCACTGTCAAAGCAGGTTCGTTCACCTTACTTAGAAACTTCAGTGCTTCCATTTATACTGATTCATTGGACCGAAAGGATATTTATAAAGAGTTCTGCATCaatgttgatgagaatcaaaAATTGAACTTAACCTTCATCCCTTTTACAAGTACTTCTATGAATTACCATGCTTTCATCAATGGAATTGAGATAGTCTCCATGCCTATGTACCTCTACTACAAGCCACAAGATGTCATTAAAGGTGAAGAATTCGTCCCAGTTTTCGTCGGCCAACCTAATCCGTTCTACATAAACTACAGCATGGCTCTCGAAATGGTTTATCGATTAAACGCAGGTGGAAGCGCTATACAAGTACAGGACGACACAGGCATGTCCAGAAAATGGTCAGAGGATAGAGATTATATGTTGTCTGGAGGCTTCGTGCCTCGCAATCCATCTTTGAAGccaaaatacacaaaaataccaaattacACTGCACCTGATGCTGTCTATCAGTCTGCAATATCAATGGGTCCAGACAGAACCAAGAACATGCAGTCTAATTTGACATGGGGCTTACTTGTTAATACAGGATTCAATTATCTTGTGAGGCTCCATTTCTGCGAAATAGAGTCCGAGATACATGCCAGTGGGATGAGGGAATTCTATATCTATATAGACTATCAGTTGGCTGAAGAAAGAGCAGATGTACTATTGTGGACTGACGACAACGATACGCCTTACTACAAGGACTACGTAGTAATGATAAAAAACAAGGGTAATGACACACATCTGCTTTCCATTGATCTACACTCTAGATCAGATGCTGAATTGATTGATGCCATTTTAAACGGCGTGGAAGTATTCAAATTAAGTGACTCAGACAACAATCTTGCCCGAGCCAATATTGCAGCTCCATTTCTTGACCAACAACCTGCTAGGGCAGCCAAAGAGTCCATGTCAAAGAAGACAACAATATTCATTGCCATTGGAAGTGTTTTGGGCTTACTAGTCATGCTCACTCTAGTTTGTTGCATGGTTCTCTGCAAACTGAAGAAGGCCAAGCACTATGGTTCTTACCATCCACTAGCaaagtggtggtggtggtctAGGCCAGATCCCTACAGAAGAGAGTTCTTAAGGAGAAGAGCTTCATCACTGCCTGGAGAACTATGCCACCACTTCAGACTAGAGGAAATCAAAACAGCAACCAACAACTTCAATGAAGATCTAATTATCGGTGTAGGTGGCTTTGGAAATGTTTATAAGGGTCTGCTTGAGCAAA GTAATAAGATGGTGGCAATCAAGCGCATGAAACAAGAGTCTCGACAAGGTGCTCTTGAGTTTATGACAGAGATCAAAATGCTTTCTCAACTTCGTCATGTGCACCTTCTGTCTCTCATTGGATATTGTGATGATGAGGGTGAGATGATACTTGTTTATGAGTACATGACGAATGGTACCCTATGCCACCACCTCTATGACACACCTAATGATCCCCTCACTTGGAAACAAAGGCTCCAAATATGCATAGGAGCAGCACGTGGTTTGCACCACCTCCACACATGTACAAAGCATCCTATTATCCACCGTGATGTTAAGACAACAAATATTCTACTGGATGAGAAATGGGTATCCAAGGTGTCGGATTTCGGATTGTCCAAAATGGGTTTGGATAACACTGCTGTTAGTACCCTAGTAAAAGGGACATGGGGGTATTTGGATCCAGATTATGCAAGATGCCAGCAATTGACTGAGAAATCCGATGTGTACTCATTTGGTGTAGTGATGTTTGAAGTGTTGTGTGTTCGGAAGGCACTAAATCCAAAACTCCCAAAAGAGCAGCGAAATTTGGCTAGTTGGGCTCAGAAATGCATTGATAGAGGGACCATAAGCAAGATCATTGATCCGTATCTGACGAACAAGATAGTGCCAGAGTGTTTAAAGGTATACGTGGAACTTGCAGAAAGTTGTATATGTGATCATGGAATCCAACGGCCCACAATGAACGATGTGATGGAAAAGCTAGAGTTTGCATTAGAGCTGCAAGAGCAAGCAGAAGCAACCAAAGATACTGATTCAAAAGTGGTATCATTCCGTGTTGCCACTGCCAATGGAGCTCCTTGGTACAACAATTTTTACCATGGACAAGTGTTGGAGTCGAATAGTGGAACTAAGTTAAGTACGACTAGTACTGGATTAAGTTACCCTGGTCTTGATTCTATTACTAGTATCACAAGTGAAGATGTCTCCTTGGGCACTAAAAACAGTAGTTCTTAA